A region from the Kribbella shirazensis genome encodes:
- the lexA gene encoding transcriptional repressor LexA, translated as MTDLDLFGDLDTGALPERQQRILAVIRDWVTRHGYPPSSRQIGEAVGLRSSSSVSKHLASLEDKGFLRRSPSVSRPIDVRMFLQEPAARAISDDNVPVPVVGDIAAGTPIAAVEHVDDVLQLPRGLTGRGTVFGLRVRGESMIDAAICDGDIVVVRQQSEAHSGQIVAAMIDEEATVKVYRRRNGHVYLEPRNPAYDVIDGDNAAILGVVVSVLRSV; from the coding sequence GTGACTGATCTCGACCTGTTCGGCGACCTCGACACCGGCGCGCTCCCGGAGCGGCAACAGCGGATCCTGGCGGTGATCAGGGACTGGGTGACGCGGCACGGGTACCCGCCGAGCAGCCGGCAGATCGGCGAGGCGGTGGGACTGCGGTCCTCCTCGTCGGTGTCGAAGCACCTGGCCAGTCTGGAGGACAAGGGGTTCCTCCGGCGCAGCCCGTCGGTGTCGAGGCCGATCGACGTCCGGATGTTCCTCCAGGAGCCGGCCGCACGGGCCATCAGCGACGACAACGTGCCGGTCCCGGTGGTCGGTGACATCGCGGCCGGTACACCGATCGCGGCGGTCGAGCACGTGGACGACGTACTGCAGCTCCCCCGCGGGCTGACCGGGCGGGGCACCGTGTTCGGGCTCCGGGTCCGCGGCGAGTCGATGATCGACGCGGCGATCTGCGACGGCGACATCGTCGTGGTCCGCCAGCAGTCCGAGGCGCACTCGGGCCAGATCGTCGCCGCGATGATCGACGAGGAGGCCACGGTCAAGGTCTACCGCCGCCGCAACGGCCACGTGTACCTCGAGCCCCGCAACCCGGCGTACGACGTCATCGACGGCGACAACGCGGCAATCCTCGGCGTCGTCGTCTCGGTACTCCGCAGCGTCTAA
- the ngcE gene encoding N-acetylglucosamine/diacetylchitobiose ABC transporter substrate-binding protein produces MTTPSNLSRRLFLQRAAVGTLLAAGGSTLAACASGGSEDSGSSTDGGGTKSDENPFAVKEDAPLDVVIFKGGYGDDYAKAHEALYGKKFPKAQISHKGITDILPQLQPRFNGGNPPDVIDNSGASLLPMSTLASTGQLADLTALLDAPSVDDKSVKVRDTLEPIGLEAAMLDGKPLVLEYVLTVYAIWYNKALFDKNGWTPAKTWAEFLTLCEEIKKAGIAPIAFQGKHGNYIGQVVLDMAVKHGGHEVIKAIDSLEPNAWKHPSIKMAAEALLELRGKGYFMQGTEGLDHIQSQTAWNQGKAAFIPSGSWLENEQKKVAPADFLTTASYTPLLDGAKLPVDCTRIAAGENFIVPEKAKNKPGGLEYLRIMLSKEAAGKFTEMTGSPTIVKGSTEGIKLSPGAASSAALIKSGGTNNWTAYFAGWYSTMDKPSRSIMAELAAGRATADDFCNRMQKLADDTAKDPKTKKQTRS; encoded by the coding sequence ATGACCACTCCCAGCAATCTGTCCCGGCGGCTGTTCCTGCAGCGCGCCGCGGTCGGCACTCTGCTCGCGGCCGGCGGCAGCACGCTGGCCGCGTGCGCGAGCGGCGGCAGCGAGGACTCGGGCAGCTCGACCGACGGCGGCGGGACGAAGTCCGACGAGAACCCGTTCGCCGTGAAGGAAGACGCGCCGCTGGACGTGGTGATCTTCAAGGGCGGGTACGGCGACGACTACGCCAAGGCGCACGAGGCGCTGTACGGCAAGAAGTTCCCGAAGGCGCAGATCAGCCACAAGGGCATCACCGACATCCTTCCGCAGCTGCAGCCGCGGTTCAACGGCGGCAACCCGCCGGACGTGATCGACAACTCCGGCGCCTCGCTGCTGCCGATGTCGACGCTGGCCAGCACCGGGCAGCTGGCCGACCTCACGGCCTTGCTGGACGCGCCGTCGGTCGACGACAAGAGCGTCAAGGTGCGGGACACGCTCGAGCCGATCGGTCTCGAGGCGGCGATGCTGGACGGCAAGCCGCTCGTCCTCGAGTACGTGCTGACGGTGTACGCGATCTGGTACAACAAGGCGCTCTTCGACAAGAACGGCTGGACCCCGGCCAAGACCTGGGCCGAGTTCCTGACGCTGTGCGAGGAGATCAAGAAGGCCGGTATCGCGCCGATCGCCTTCCAGGGCAAGCACGGCAACTACATCGGGCAGGTCGTGCTCGACATGGCCGTGAAGCACGGTGGTCACGAGGTCATCAAGGCGATCGACTCGCTGGAGCCGAACGCGTGGAAGCACCCGTCCATCAAGATGGCCGCCGAGGCGCTTCTCGAGCTGCGCGGCAAGGGCTACTTCATGCAGGGCACCGAGGGCCTCGACCACATCCAGTCGCAGACGGCGTGGAACCAGGGCAAGGCGGCGTTCATCCCGTCCGGTTCCTGGCTGGAGAACGAGCAGAAGAAGGTCGCCCCGGCGGACTTCCTCACCACGGCCAGCTACACCCCGCTGCTCGACGGCGCCAAACTGCCGGTGGACTGCACGCGGATCGCGGCCGGCGAGAACTTCATCGTCCCGGAGAAGGCGAAGAACAAGCCGGGCGGCCTGGAGTACCTGCGGATCATGCTGTCGAAGGAGGCGGCCGGCAAGTTCACCGAGATGACCGGTTCGCCGACGATCGTCAAGGGCTCCACCGAGGGCATCAAGCTCAGCCCGGGCGCCGCGTCGTCCGCCGCGCTGATCAAGTCCGGCGGCACGAACAACTGGACGGCGTACTTCGCCGGCTGGTACTCGACGATGGACAAGCCCTCGCGCAGCATCATGGCCGAGCTGGCCGCCGGCCGCGCCACCGCCGACGACTTCTGCAACCGCATGCAGAAGCTCGCCGACGACACGGCGAAGGACCCGAAGACCAAGAAGCAAACCCGCAGCTGA
- a CDS encoding RNA polymerase sigma factor, translated as MSTQDELARVVRDHAGRLAGALVSLLGDFSAAEDLVQDAIEIALKRWPAEGIPERPDAWLFTVAKRRGLDVLRRQQNYRAKLAELELPVRPPADDRLRLIFTCCHPALAREAQVALTLRVVCGLTTAQIAAAFLASESAVGQRITRAKRKITDAGIPYRIPRDDELPERLTEVLTVIYLLFNEGYLSSTAERTHSRDLVDDAEWLTALLHGLLPNEPEVAGLLALIRLHRARTAARFTPAGELVLLEHQDRTLWDHAAITEATALLTRTARRHHAPGPYQLQAAIAACHSEAPTWSETDWPQILVLYDMLLVLQPSPVTSLHRSIALSYVRGPAVALAELDALAGDLENYPLFHATRAQFLRDLDRPAEARAADERAAELTANPALLEVLNERLAR; from the coding sequence GTGAGCACCCAGGACGAGCTCGCCCGCGTGGTGCGTGATCACGCGGGCCGGCTCGCCGGTGCGCTGGTGTCGCTGCTCGGTGACTTCAGCGCCGCCGAGGACCTGGTCCAGGACGCCATCGAGATCGCGCTCAAGCGGTGGCCGGCCGAAGGCATCCCGGAGCGCCCGGACGCGTGGCTGTTCACGGTCGCGAAACGCCGCGGCCTCGACGTACTGCGTCGGCAGCAGAACTACCGCGCCAAGCTGGCCGAGCTCGAACTGCCGGTGCGGCCGCCGGCCGACGACCGGCTCCGGCTGATTTTCACCTGCTGCCACCCGGCGCTCGCACGGGAGGCACAGGTCGCGCTGACACTGCGCGTGGTGTGCGGTCTGACGACCGCGCAGATCGCGGCCGCGTTCCTGGCCTCGGAGTCGGCCGTCGGGCAGCGGATCACCCGGGCGAAGCGCAAGATCACCGACGCCGGCATTCCGTACCGGATCCCGCGCGACGACGAGCTGCCCGAGCGCCTGACCGAAGTACTGACGGTCATCTACCTGCTCTTCAACGAGGGCTACCTGTCCAGTACGGCGGAACGGACGCACTCCCGCGACCTCGTCGACGACGCCGAATGGCTGACCGCCCTGCTCCACGGGCTGCTCCCGAACGAGCCCGAGGTCGCCGGACTGCTCGCCCTGATCCGGCTGCACCGCGCCCGTACGGCGGCCCGCTTCACGCCGGCCGGTGAGCTGGTCCTGCTCGAGCACCAGGACCGCACCCTGTGGGACCACGCAGCGATCACCGAGGCGACCGCGCTGCTCACGCGCACGGCCCGCCGCCACCACGCGCCCGGCCCGTACCAACTGCAGGCCGCGATCGCCGCCTGCCACAGCGAGGCACCGACCTGGTCGGAGACCGACTGGCCGCAGATCCTCGTCCTGTACGACATGCTCCTGGTTCTGCAGCCGAGCCCCGTGACGAGCCTCCACCGCTCGATCGCGCTGTCCTACGTCCGCGGCCCGGCAGTCGCCCTCGCGGAACTCGACGCGCTGGCCGGCGACCTCGAGAACTACCCGCTCTTCCACGCGACCCGCGCCCAGTTCCTCCGCGACCTCGACCGTCCGGCCGAAGCTCGCGCCGCGGACGAGCGCGCCGCCGAACTGACCGCCAATCCGGCACTGCTGGAGGTGCTCAACGAGCGGCTGGCCCGCTGA
- a CDS encoding TIGR02569 family protein, whose translation MEGPSNEVLDAFGLALPAVRLQGGQGETWRAGEVVVKRADAETPWRAEVLNGLPESPDFRVARPVRARDGAWVAFGWEASELLAGATDVRRQDEVLTVATAFHEAVAGLPRPDFLDARRDPWADGDRVAWREQSLDGSPAYVELVGPLVAAWRPVDLVAQVVHGDLPGNVMFADGLPPAIIDWPVYWRPPSWAAAVAVADALCWYGAAPDLAARWAHLPEWGQMLVRALIYRMTTDELAGGAATWTDERRAAYAPVIELALSYAA comes from the coding sequence ATGGAAGGTCCATCGAACGAGGTGCTGGATGCTTTCGGGCTCGCGTTGCCCGCAGTGCGGCTGCAAGGAGGGCAGGGTGAGACCTGGCGAGCCGGCGAGGTCGTGGTCAAGCGCGCGGACGCGGAGACTCCGTGGCGTGCCGAGGTGCTGAACGGGCTGCCGGAGTCGCCGGACTTCCGGGTCGCGCGACCGGTGCGGGCCCGGGACGGTGCGTGGGTCGCGTTCGGGTGGGAGGCGAGTGAGCTGCTGGCCGGCGCGACCGATGTCCGGCGGCAGGACGAAGTTCTCACCGTCGCGACCGCGTTCCACGAGGCTGTGGCCGGGTTGCCGCGGCCGGACTTCCTCGACGCCCGCCGTGATCCGTGGGCGGACGGGGACCGTGTCGCCTGGCGGGAGCAGTCGCTCGACGGCAGCCCGGCGTACGTCGAGCTGGTCGGCCCGCTCGTCGCGGCGTGGCGGCCGGTGGACCTGGTGGCGCAGGTGGTCCACGGTGATCTGCCCGGGAACGTGATGTTCGCCGACGGTCTCCCGCCGGCGATCATCGACTGGCCGGTGTACTGGCGACCACCGTCCTGGGCGGCGGCTGTCGCGGTCGCCGACGCGTTGTGCTGGTACGGCGCCGCACCGGATCTCGCGGCGCGCTGGGCGCACCTGCCGGAATGGGGCCAGATGCTCGTGCGGGCCTTGATCTACCGGATGACCACCGACGAGCTCGCGGGCGGCGCCGCGACCTGGACGGACGAGCGGCGTGCGGCCTACGCGCCGGTGATCGAGCTGGCGCTCTCGTACGCCGCCTGA
- a CDS encoding FAD-dependent oxidoreductase: MTFVISGECCSDASCVAVCPMNSIHPAPGEPGFGAGASLFIDPRTCIDCGACADICPVDAAQPADRAAPEDVERNAAYFAEREALEATDLDSWEPPAYQVWGRGPQRVLVVGAGPAGMYATRELLLRTTARITVVDRSEQLGGLVRFGVAPDHPCTKQIIGTFERIVRHPRVRWLPGTEAAALVQEYDAVIHAVGARRSRRLGIPGEEAACTAEDFVAWCNGRPGAALPVELVGPRAVVVGNGNVALDLARILLSDQLDTADVSQQVRRTLAASGIKQVVLLGRRGPGEAAYTESALQELLAIAGDRVELRYHARPTGWTPEGLTLDTGETIAAGNLFTAIGFEGQPVDGLPFDAARGIVPNVRGAVVDRPGHYVAGWIKRGARGGIGVNKACAQETVQTLVSASRGAASQGS; the protein is encoded by the coding sequence ATGACGTTCGTGATCTCGGGGGAGTGCTGCTCGGACGCGAGCTGCGTGGCGGTCTGCCCGATGAACAGCATCCACCCGGCGCCCGGCGAGCCCGGGTTCGGTGCCGGCGCGAGTCTGTTCATCGATCCGCGGACCTGCATCGACTGCGGCGCCTGCGCGGACATCTGCCCGGTCGACGCGGCGCAGCCGGCCGACCGGGCGGCTCCGGAGGACGTCGAGCGGAACGCGGCGTACTTCGCGGAGCGCGAGGCCCTCGAGGCCACGGATCTCGACAGCTGGGAGCCGCCGGCGTACCAGGTCTGGGGTCGTGGGCCGCAGCGGGTGCTGGTGGTCGGGGCCGGTCCGGCGGGGATGTACGCGACGCGCGAGTTGTTGCTGAGGACAACGGCCAGGATCACGGTCGTCGACCGGAGCGAGCAGCTCGGCGGGCTGGTGCGGTTCGGGGTGGCGCCGGATCATCCGTGTACCAAACAGATCATCGGCACCTTCGAGCGGATCGTCCGGCATCCCCGGGTGCGTTGGCTGCCGGGCACCGAGGCCGCCGCGCTGGTGCAGGAGTACGACGCGGTGATCCACGCGGTCGGTGCGCGCCGTAGCCGGCGGCTCGGGATCCCCGGCGAGGAGGCAGCCTGCACCGCGGAGGACTTCGTTGCCTGGTGCAACGGGCGGCCGGGTGCGGCGCTGCCGGTCGAGCTGGTCGGGCCGCGCGCCGTGGTGGTGGGGAACGGCAACGTGGCGCTCGACCTCGCCCGGATCCTGCTGAGCGATCAGCTGGACACGGCCGACGTTTCCCAGCAGGTACGCCGTACGCTCGCGGCCAGTGGGATCAAGCAGGTCGTGCTGCTCGGCCGGCGCGGGCCGGGCGAGGCGGCGTACACCGAGTCGGCGCTCCAGGAACTGCTCGCGATCGCCGGCGACCGGGTCGAGTTGCGGTACCACGCGCGGCCGACGGGCTGGACGCCGGAAGGACTGACGCTCGACACGGGGGAGACGATCGCGGCGGGCAACCTGTTCACCGCGATCGGTTTCGAAGGGCAGCCGGTCGACGGCCTGCCGTTCGACGCCGCCCGCGGGATCGTGCCGAACGTCCGCGGCGCCGTCGTCGACCGGCCCGGTCACTACGTGGCGGGCTGGATCAAACGCGGCGCGCGCGGCGGGATCGGCGTCAACAAGGCGTGCGCCCAGGAGACCGTGCAGACGCTGGTCAGTGCGTCCAGGGGTGCAGCTTCTCAGGGTTCCTGA
- a CDS encoding VOC family protein codes for MPTTVNAIDIVVSDLGAAIEFYRRLGLEFERDQYMPDDHAGCDLPNGLHLMLDTEDLRGKVTAHWTPPKLGRTFLTFEYDSPAAVDATYAELVAAGVTALQEPYDAPWGMRYATVADPSGNGVDLYANLPAS; via the coding sequence GTGCCCACCACCGTGAACGCCATCGACATCGTCGTGTCCGACCTCGGCGCGGCGATCGAGTTCTACCGCCGCCTCGGACTCGAGTTCGAGCGCGACCAGTACATGCCGGACGACCACGCCGGCTGCGACCTGCCGAACGGGCTGCACCTGATGCTCGACACCGAGGACCTGCGCGGCAAGGTCACCGCACACTGGACGCCGCCGAAACTGGGGCGGACGTTCCTCACCTTCGAGTACGACAGCCCGGCCGCCGTCGACGCGACGTACGCCGAACTCGTCGCCGCCGGTGTGACCGCGCTGCAGGAGCCGTACGACGCGCCGTGGGGGATGCGTTACGCGACCGTCGCGGATCCGTCCGGGAACGGTGTCGATCTGTACGCCAACCTGCCCGCGTCCTGA
- a CDS encoding acyltransferase family protein, with protein sequence MGAEGRGERAWFLDWLRVAAVGGVFVFHTLRPFDDGDWHVKNAQTSEAIAIVIAFLGLWGLAFFFMISGSAAWLALRWRTALKFLRERAVRLLVPFVVAYVLLSPLQYFIEEHHKGRSTASFFGDVRTFFGDLAGDAPLWLRDTYHLWFLVYLLQFAVLGLPLFLVLRGRTDWIARRCQRRGSVLLLAVPLVPLHLLLLAAPGPEHGWGEFVFFFDFFVVGYLVMSDERLLAAVRRDAVPGLVLGVGAFVLGVVTGIIDFLDGWWPDPGYSWPYLWYSPLITFAVWGWLVAVLGFGLRAPALQRPLPPTLARAAMPFFIVHQPVILAIAYFVVTWDTGLWTKYAVLLPTAFAASAALSWLLSSLPVVSRLFGVKRAGSAGRPRRTREL encoded by the coding sequence ATGGGTGCGGAGGGGCGGGGCGAACGGGCGTGGTTTCTCGACTGGTTGCGGGTGGCTGCGGTTGGCGGGGTGTTCGTGTTCCACACCCTGCGGCCGTTCGACGACGGCGACTGGCACGTGAAGAACGCACAGACCAGCGAGGCGATCGCGATCGTGATCGCATTCCTGGGGCTGTGGGGTCTGGCGTTCTTCTTCATGATCTCCGGCTCCGCCGCCTGGCTGGCCTTGCGGTGGCGGACGGCGCTCAAGTTCCTGAGGGAGCGTGCCGTGCGGCTGCTTGTCCCGTTCGTCGTCGCCTACGTCCTGCTGTCACCGCTGCAGTACTTCATCGAAGAGCACCATAAGGGCCGGTCGACGGCCTCGTTCTTCGGTGATGTGCGGACGTTCTTCGGCGATCTCGCCGGCGATGCGCCGCTGTGGCTGCGCGACACGTACCACCTGTGGTTCCTCGTCTACCTGCTCCAGTTCGCCGTACTCGGTCTGCCGCTGTTCCTGGTGCTGCGCGGCAGAACCGATTGGATCGCGCGGCGATGTCAGCGGCGCGGCTCGGTCCTGCTCCTCGCCGTACCGCTCGTGCCGCTCCACTTGCTGCTGCTCGCCGCGCCCGGTCCCGAACACGGCTGGGGCGAGTTCGTGTTCTTCTTCGACTTCTTCGTCGTCGGCTACCTGGTGATGTCGGACGAGCGGCTTCTGGCGGCGGTACGACGAGACGCCGTGCCGGGACTGGTGCTCGGCGTCGGCGCCTTCGTCCTCGGTGTCGTCACCGGGATCATCGACTTCCTGGACGGCTGGTGGCCGGACCCGGGCTACTCGTGGCCGTACCTCTGGTACTCGCCACTCATCACCTTCGCCGTCTGGGGCTGGCTGGTCGCCGTCCTCGGCTTCGGACTGCGGGCCCCCGCCCTTCAGCGGCCGTTGCCTCCCACGCTGGCGCGTGCCGCGATGCCGTTCTTCATCGTCCACCAGCCGGTCATCCTCGCGATCGCGTACTTCGTCGTCACCTGGGACACCGGCCTGTGGACCAAGTACGCCGTACTCCTGCCGACCGCCTTCGCAGCGTCCGCTGCCTTGTCCTGGCTCCTGTCGTCGCTTCCGGTCGTCTCCCGCCTTTTCGGCGTCAAACGTGCCGGATCCGCCGGCAGACCACGGCGCACCCGGGAGCTTTAG
- the sigJ gene encoding RNA polymerase sigma factor SigJ, which produces MSEPGLSVIMNERRQLINLAYRLLGSLADAEDVVQETYARWYAMTPAEQQAIDNPAAWLTKVASRICLDLLRSARARRERYVGEWIPEPLPENTDDRPGVTDPADRVTLDESVNMAFLVVLDAMTPAERVAFILHDVFRYPFPEVAEIVGRTPAACRQLASSARRRIQGAQSPSPPSARRAELVRQFKEAWEATDIQAIVSLLDPDVTATADGGGLVPAALRPVHGGVNVAQYFTDLPVLRHGRTLVERTVNGQPGLVIRFEGVTETVLAFDFGGDQITNIWAIRNPEKLHPWTH; this is translated from the coding sequence ATGAGCGAGCCCGGGCTGAGTGTGATCATGAACGAGCGGCGGCAGCTGATCAATCTCGCCTACCGGCTGCTCGGGTCGCTGGCCGACGCCGAGGACGTCGTCCAGGAGACGTACGCGCGCTGGTACGCGATGACGCCGGCCGAGCAGCAGGCCATCGACAACCCGGCGGCGTGGCTCACCAAGGTCGCGAGCCGGATCTGCCTCGACCTGCTGCGGTCGGCCCGCGCCCGCCGCGAGCGGTACGTCGGTGAGTGGATCCCGGAGCCGTTGCCGGAGAACACCGACGACCGGCCGGGCGTGACCGATCCAGCCGATCGGGTCACGCTGGACGAGTCGGTGAACATGGCGTTCCTGGTCGTCCTCGACGCCATGACGCCGGCCGAGCGGGTGGCGTTCATCCTGCACGACGTCTTCCGGTACCCGTTCCCCGAGGTCGCCGAGATCGTCGGGCGGACGCCCGCGGCCTGCCGGCAGCTCGCCTCGTCGGCGCGGCGCCGGATCCAGGGCGCGCAGTCGCCGTCCCCGCCGTCGGCCCGGCGCGCCGAGCTGGTCCGCCAGTTCAAGGAAGCCTGGGAGGCGACCGACATCCAGGCGATCGTCAGCCTGCTCGATCCCGACGTGACGGCCACCGCCGACGGTGGCGGGCTGGTCCCGGCCGCGCTCCGGCCGGTGCACGGCGGCGTCAACGTCGCGCAGTACTTCACCGACCTGCCGGTGCTGCGCCACGGCCGGACGCTGGTGGAGCGGACCGTCAACGGTCAGCCCGGGCTCGTCATCCGGTTCGAGGGTGTCACCGAGACCGTGCTCGCGTTCGACTTCGGCGGGGACCAGATCACGAACATCTGGGCGATCAGGAACCCTGAGAAGCTGCACCCCTGGACGCACTGA
- a CDS encoding YybH family protein, protein MTTQNAVSEVDIRERIDILLDAVRNGDLGALKTIFAPNLVSFDIEPPLRHLGAEQKWANWEKVFAVYRVPLGYEVRDLTVLVDGDLAVTYAVNRISGTLANGAQAGMWVRWTAAWQRIDGAWMIAHDQVSVPLYFPDGRAATDLTP, encoded by the coding sequence ATGACCACACAGAACGCTGTCTCCGAAGTCGACATCCGTGAACGCATCGACATCCTGCTGGACGCCGTCCGGAACGGGGACCTCGGTGCGCTGAAGACGATCTTCGCGCCGAACCTGGTCTCGTTCGACATCGAGCCGCCGCTGCGGCACCTGGGCGCGGAGCAGAAATGGGCGAACTGGGAGAAGGTCTTCGCGGTATACCGGGTGCCGCTCGGGTACGAGGTCCGTGACCTGACGGTCCTCGTCGACGGCGACCTGGCGGTGACGTACGCCGTGAACCGCATCAGCGGCACGCTCGCGAACGGGGCGCAGGCGGGTATGTGGGTGCGCTGGACGGCGGCCTGGCAGCGGATCGACGGCGCGTGGATGATCGCGCACGACCAGGTCTCGGTCCCGCTGTACTTCCCGGACGGCCGCGCGGCGACCGACCTCACGCCCTGA
- a CDS encoding class I SAM-dependent methyltransferase, with amino-acid sequence MKRPLFARMYARVRPALDQQGAAEHRRRLLAGAVGRVVEVGAGDGGNFAHYPSEVVSVLAVEPEPYLRAQAEHQARSAPVPVEVVEGTADKLPAPDAAADVVVVSLVLCSVPDQAAALAEARRVLRPGGELRFYEHVAADGGRLGTVQRVVDATLWPLLAGGCHTHRDTVGAIAAAGFEVEELDRFEFPPGRSTPASPHVLGRARLRA; translated from the coding sequence ATGAAACGGCCGTTGTTCGCACGGATGTACGCCCGGGTCCGACCGGCGCTCGACCAGCAGGGGGCGGCCGAGCACCGCCGCCGGTTGCTGGCCGGCGCGGTGGGCAGAGTCGTCGAGGTCGGAGCAGGCGACGGCGGGAACTTCGCGCATTACCCGTCCGAGGTGGTCAGCGTGCTGGCCGTCGAGCCCGAGCCGTACCTCCGTGCCCAGGCCGAGCACCAGGCCAGGTCCGCCCCGGTCCCGGTCGAGGTCGTCGAGGGTACGGCGGACAAGCTACCGGCCCCTGACGCGGCAGCGGATGTCGTCGTGGTCTCGCTCGTCCTGTGCTCGGTCCCGGACCAGGCCGCGGCCCTCGCCGAGGCGCGACGGGTACTGCGGCCCGGCGGCGAGCTCAGGTTCTACGAGCACGTGGCCGCGGACGGCGGGCGGCTCGGAACGGTGCAGCGGGTCGTCGACGCGACCCTCTGGCCGCTGCTCGCCGGCGGCTGCCACACCCACCGCGACACCGTCGGCGCGATCGCCGCGGCCGGCTTCGAGGTCGAGGAGCTGGACCGGTTCGAGTTCCCGCCGGGCCGGTCGACACCGGCCAGCCCGCATGTGCTCGGGCGCGCCCGGCTCAGGGCGTGA
- a CDS encoding Cmx/CmrA family chloramphenicol efflux MFS transporter, giving the protein MPRAVYLLGLAIFAQGTSELMLAGLLPEIATDLNVSIPAAGLLISSFAVGMLVGAPILAFGTLRWSRRAAMLAFLTIFALTHVAGALTSSYGVLLATRVAGAFVYAGFWAVASVTAIELAGPEARARAMSVLAGGLTVATIVGLPAGTLLGQHLGWRSAFWAVAVLSALAFAGVVTTIPRGRSANTPQLGRELRSMANPQLWLAYATTALSTGAILVIFSYLAPLLTETTGLAAGWIPVILALYGVGALIGITISGRTSDRRPFGTLVVSLGGVIAAAVLLALATGTPWLAVPAIIGVGTFGFATNPAVNSRVFTIAGSAPTLAAAFNISAFNIGITVGPWLGGLALAAGAGYSAVGWIGAALAVLALGTIPLALRATGRPRAERPAGDQAAYESASSITGA; this is encoded by the coding sequence ATGCCTCGCGCCGTCTACCTGCTCGGCCTGGCGATCTTCGCCCAAGGCACCTCCGAGCTGATGCTCGCCGGGCTGCTGCCCGAGATCGCGACCGACCTGAACGTCTCCATCCCGGCCGCGGGTCTCCTGATCTCCTCGTTCGCCGTCGGCATGCTCGTCGGCGCCCCGATCCTGGCCTTCGGAACGCTGCGCTGGTCGCGGCGCGCCGCGATGCTCGCGTTCCTCACGATCTTCGCGCTCACCCACGTGGCCGGCGCGCTCACCTCGTCGTATGGCGTCCTGCTCGCGACCCGGGTCGCGGGCGCCTTCGTGTACGCCGGGTTCTGGGCGGTCGCGTCGGTGACCGCGATCGAACTGGCCGGGCCGGAGGCACGCGCGAGGGCGATGAGCGTCCTGGCCGGTGGCCTCACCGTCGCCACGATCGTCGGGCTGCCCGCCGGGACGCTGCTCGGTCAGCACCTCGGCTGGCGGTCGGCGTTCTGGGCGGTGGCCGTACTGTCGGCCCTCGCGTTCGCCGGTGTGGTCACGACGATCCCCCGCGGTCGCTCCGCGAACACGCCCCAACTGGGTCGCGAGCTGCGGAGCATGGCGAATCCACAGCTCTGGCTCGCGTACGCGACGACGGCGCTGTCGACCGGCGCGATCCTGGTGATCTTCAGCTACCTCGCTCCCCTGCTCACCGAGACCACCGGACTGGCCGCGGGCTGGATCCCGGTGATCCTGGCGCTGTACGGCGTGGGCGCGCTGATCGGCATCACGATCAGCGGGCGCACCTCGGACCGGCGACCGTTCGGCACGCTGGTCGTCAGCCTCGGCGGCGTCATCGCCGCGGCGGTCCTGCTCGCGCTCGCGACCGGCACACCGTGGCTCGCCGTACCCGCGATCATCGGCGTCGGCACCTTCGGCTTCGCGACCAACCCGGCGGTCAACTCCCGGGTCTTCACGATCGCCGGCTCCGCGCCGACGCTCGCCGCCGCGTTCAACATCTCCGCCTTCAACATCGGCATCACGGTCGGCCCCTGGCTCGGCGGCCTCGCCCTCGCCGCGGGCGCCGGCTATTCCGCGGTCGGCTGGATCGGCGCCGCCCTCGCAGTACTTGCCCTCGGCACCATTCCGCTCGCGCTCCGGGCAACGGGACGGCCGCGCGCCGAACGGCCCGCCGGCGATCAGGCGGCGTACGAGAGCGCCAGCTCGATCACCGGCGCGTAG
- a CDS encoding YciI family protein has translation MKYVLMFIETEEFEKEFAALEPAEREVAYRRVYQWFDDHRDKITNRGNKLQAAETATTVRLDGGRVMTTDGPFIEGKEVVSGFTEIDVEDLDEALRMVKTWPGCPVVEIRPVAEV, from the coding sequence GTGAAGTACGTGCTGATGTTCATCGAGACCGAGGAGTTCGAGAAGGAGTTCGCGGCGCTGGAGCCGGCCGAGCGGGAGGTGGCGTACCGGCGGGTGTACCAGTGGTTCGACGACCACCGGGACAAGATCACCAACCGCGGCAACAAGCTGCAGGCCGCGGAGACCGCGACCACGGTCCGCCTCGACGGCGGCCGGGTGATGACCACCGACGGTCCGTTCATCGAGGGCAAGGAGGTCGTGTCCGGGTTCACCGAGATCGACGTCGAGGACCTCGACGAGGCGCTGCGGATGGTGAAGACCTGGCCCGGCTGCCCCGTGGTCGAGATCCGGCCGGTGGCGGAGGTGTGA